The Trinickia acidisoli genome includes a window with the following:
- a CDS encoding EscU/YscU/HrcU family type III secretion system export apparatus switch protein, which translates to MSDKPLPPTDKRLRDARAEGQVARSEILAGLAALAAATEVAFACVDAGIERGLALHNAALAQLESPDRIAACVRLIGQSIRLIAVASGLVAAAAILGTLVASWACGGVSFAPKAIRPSLKQLNAVQHIKGLFSAKHLAGIALALATAGIVGATAFWQLCDRLPVIGAMIEWQSLAFDRHAGIASLHAFVRIVLIALLVPALLSAIIAKQQHRRALCMSHRDLKDESKQTSGDPHVRARQRALFTETIVAPRTRNTPGKRVVITNPEHFAVLLHYTSDASEPPIVVEKAIDDDALHLTNGALLARVLVFRFRRLARHLYHHGERQAAIPPDCYRAVAIVFRIVEEIETLDEHPSVPIEIDDLAFDS; encoded by the coding sequence ATGAGCGATAAGCCGCTGCCGCCGACCGACAAGCGTCTGCGCGATGCGCGTGCCGAAGGCCAAGTCGCGCGAAGCGAAATCCTCGCAGGGCTCGCGGCGCTTGCGGCGGCAACGGAAGTCGCCTTTGCTTGCGTCGATGCCGGCATCGAGCGCGGGCTCGCTCTGCATAATGCGGCACTTGCGCAATTGGAATCGCCCGACCGCATCGCAGCTTGCGTGCGTCTGATCGGGCAGAGCATTCGCCTGATCGCCGTCGCATCGGGTCTCGTAGCCGCGGCAGCCATTCTCGGCACCCTCGTCGCCTCGTGGGCGTGCGGCGGCGTGTCGTTCGCGCCGAAAGCGATCAGGCCGTCTCTCAAGCAGCTAAACGCCGTCCAACATATCAAGGGACTCTTCAGCGCAAAGCATCTCGCGGGTATCGCGCTCGCGCTGGCGACGGCCGGCATCGTGGGGGCCACCGCCTTTTGGCAGCTATGCGATCGGCTTCCGGTCATCGGCGCCATGATCGAGTGGCAATCGCTCGCGTTCGATCGGCATGCGGGTATCGCCAGCCTGCATGCGTTCGTTCGGATCGTGCTGATCGCGTTGCTGGTGCCGGCGCTTTTGTCCGCGATCATCGCGAAGCAGCAGCATCGGCGCGCGCTATGCATGTCGCACCGCGATCTCAAGGACGAGTCGAAGCAAACGAGCGGCGATCCCCATGTGCGGGCCCGCCAGCGTGCGTTGTTCACCGAAACCATCGTAGCGCCGCGCACGCGCAACACGCCCGGCAAACGCGTCGTCATCACCAACCCGGAGCACTTCGCCGTCCTGCTTCATTACACGAGCGACGCATCCGAGCCGCCGATCGTCGTCGAGAAAGCCATCGACGACGATGCATTGCACCTGACGAACGGCGCCCTCCTAGCACGCGTGCTCGTCTTCCGCTTTCGACGACTCGCGCGCCATCTCTATCACCACGGCGAGCGCCAAGCCGCCATTCCGCCCGATTGCTATCGCGCCGTCGCGATCGTTTTTCGAATCGTCGAAGAAATCGAAACGCTCGACGAACACCCCAGCGTGCCGATCGAAATCGACGATCTCGCATTCGATTCCTAA
- a CDS encoding flagellar biosynthesis protein FlhA — MIDISSAMASSPFLWLRNAVNGRLARWLMSAGARADTVAAVLIALVMAMMILPLPTLVIDALIGVNIGAAILLIALALYLPSAVSFSSFPVVLLLTTLFRLGIEVGTSRSILLRADAGEIVDTFGRFVAGDNLVVGLIVFSVIAIVQFLVVTKGAERVAEVAARFTLDAIPGKQMAIDADLRAGFTRPEMAQHLRAELARESRMHGAMDGAMRFVKGDAIAGLVIVVVNLTAGIAIGVAQRGLSFEQALERYSILTIGNALIAQIPALLIAIAAAILITRGADAAERGSTVGAQIAGQLRGAPAAWLMAACLMAIFAAMPGMPWLVFLTVGGSMLAVAVSGLREQARAQARSQAMAQTPTLDVVPDDADVRQIVPMRAIVVSLSSREASDGATERADQVAALTRTVRRVRNEIVLRYGVTVPVVELDRVDRLDLDSYEISIHEVIVASGRFHWDRVCITVASDIEAVAAEHGAAQSFPLIEGAVWIDPQRLARPDDEAGLDAHGYFALLLRRLLHRHARRFVGIHEAQLVFNWLQREMPATAKELSQALTLPRFAEVMKLLVSERVSLRNVREIAETLVLWAPREKEAATLADHVRVALGAQICQEFSADAVLHVWLIERALETQLSAALQQTPLGAILATGHDVAQEIVRRIRALNAMRAAGAVVPVVLTTHALRRPLRQLLADDLFETHVLSYAELPSTQRVRVQGSIALDARTGDMARLDAKADVARQDECP, encoded by the coding sequence ATGATCGATATTTCGTCGGCGATGGCATCGTCGCCGTTTCTGTGGTTGCGCAACGCGGTGAACGGTCGCCTCGCGCGCTGGCTAATGAGCGCCGGCGCGCGCGCGGATACCGTCGCGGCGGTGTTGATCGCGCTCGTGATGGCGATGATGATCTTGCCGCTGCCCACGCTCGTCATCGATGCGCTGATCGGCGTCAACATCGGCGCTGCCATATTGCTGATTGCGCTTGCGCTCTATCTGCCAAGCGCCGTTTCGTTTTCGAGCTTCCCGGTGGTGTTGCTGCTGACGACGTTGTTTCGGCTCGGCATCGAGGTCGGTACGAGCCGTTCGATTCTGCTGCGCGCAGACGCGGGCGAGATCGTCGACACGTTTGGCCGTTTCGTCGCCGGCGACAATCTGGTAGTGGGCCTGATCGTCTTTTCGGTCATCGCGATCGTGCAGTTTCTCGTCGTCACGAAAGGGGCGGAACGCGTGGCCGAGGTGGCGGCGCGCTTCACGCTCGACGCGATTCCCGGCAAGCAGATGGCCATCGACGCCGATTTGCGCGCGGGCTTCACGCGTCCTGAGATGGCGCAACATCTGCGGGCGGAGTTGGCGCGCGAGAGCCGGATGCACGGCGCGATGGATGGCGCCATGCGCTTCGTCAAAGGCGATGCGATCGCCGGGCTCGTCATCGTCGTCGTCAATCTGACAGCGGGCATCGCGATCGGCGTCGCCCAGCGTGGGCTGTCGTTCGAGCAGGCGCTCGAACGCTATTCGATTCTGACCATCGGCAACGCCTTGATCGCGCAAATTCCCGCGCTGTTGATCGCTATTGCTGCGGCGATACTGATTACGCGCGGTGCCGACGCGGCCGAGCGCGGCTCGACGGTGGGCGCCCAGATTGCGGGGCAACTGCGCGGCGCCCCGGCGGCTTGGTTGATGGCTGCTTGCCTGATGGCGATATTCGCCGCGATGCCCGGCATGCCGTGGCTCGTCTTTTTGACGGTCGGCGGCTCGATGCTCGCTGTCGCGGTATCGGGGTTACGCGAGCAGGCGCGTGCGCAAGCGCGATCTCAAGCGATGGCACAAACACCCACGCTCGACGTGGTGCCGGACGATGCGGACGTGCGTCAGATCGTGCCGATGCGGGCAATTGTCGTGTCTCTTTCGTCGCGCGAGGCGAGCGACGGAGCGACCGAGCGGGCCGATCAGGTCGCAGCGCTGACCCGCACGGTCCGGCGCGTGCGCAACGAGATCGTCCTGCGCTATGGGGTGACCGTGCCCGTCGTGGAACTCGATCGCGTCGATCGGCTCGATCTCGATTCGTATGAAATCTCCATTCACGAAGTGATAGTCGCCTCGGGCCGGTTTCATTGGGATCGGGTCTGCATCACGGTCGCAAGCGACATCGAGGCCGTTGCGGCCGAACACGGAGCGGCGCAATCGTTTCCGCTGATCGAAGGTGCGGTGTGGATCGACCCCCAACGATTGGCCCGACCTGACGATGAGGCGGGGCTCGACGCGCACGGCTATTTCGCGCTGCTGCTGCGGCGATTGTTGCATCGGCACGCGCGGCGATTCGTCGGCATACACGAAGCCCAACTCGTCTTCAATTGGCTGCAACGGGAAATGCCGGCCACCGCGAAGGAGCTCTCCCAAGCGCTGACGCTACCCCGCTTCGCCGAGGTCATGAAGTTGCTCGTCAGCGAACGGGTTTCCTTGCGCAATGTACGCGAGATCGCCGAGACGCTCGTGCTCTGGGCGCCGCGCGAGAAAGAGGCGGCGACGCTGGCCGACCACGTGCGCGTCGCACTCGGCGCGCAGATCTGTCAGGAATTCTCGGCTGACGCCGTGCTGCATGTGTGGCTCATCGAGCGCGCGCTGGAAACGCAACTGAGCGCAGCGTTGCAGCAGACGCCGCTTGGCGCCATACTCGCGACCGGCCACGATGTCGCGCAAGAGATCGTGCGGCGCATTCGGGCGCTGAACGCAATGCGTGCGGCCGGCGCGGTCGTGCCTGTCGTGCTCACCACGCACGCATTGCGGCGGCCGTTACGGCAACTGCTGGCCGACGATCTGTTCGAGACGCACGTGTTGTCGTATGCCGAGCTGCCGTCGACGCAACGGGTACGGGTGCAGGGCAGCATCGCGCTCGACGCTCGGACGGGCGATATGGCACGGCTCGATGCGAAGGCGGATGTCGCGCGGCAAGACGAGTGTCCTTAG
- the tssM gene encoding type VI secretion system membrane subunit TssM, whose translation MRETLQLYVVARMIEALRAASGTSSAQYRALRAYSMLGEKTRYDRMTVLAWVDDDASRMNLSERERAAWLAHAAAWAAPDALAPHVALDAELVAAAREQLRAQPEAQRVFDAILPRLSAAMPEPLSLADMAGPGAPLVFSRKSGARLSDGVPGPYTLAAINRYLVLRDAALAQEGRDAWVLDGAHAGPAYSRTLADDVDHLYFTAYVQAWDAMIGDIALRPLPLPRAGDDVAFVALLAGPESPLRLFLVRAAKETTLEHTARAPVAARAASGAWDAVGRKVRAWFRTPKTLTPTPGEYSRKTAALVDRHFDALHRLVSGASASVASGAGALDRVQAQLREVAVYLRAAGIARASGLPAPPGDALEGLEQSPAAAPAPLGDMLDALARDGTATAKSAQRTRIDERWRADIGPFCRTATDGRYPFVSSGDADVTPDDFTRLFASGGLLDTFFRTYLQPYVDTATVPWTWRVQLAPPGMSNAALHEFERAARIREAFFPGQGKTMEVRFTVMPRDMDAGLTRFALSYGGQSLDYTHGPPQAATFDWPDRTGPQVASIDYAPVRTDGRHGVETHGAWSLFRLLDRGQLDARAADRFELTFALDGRGVTLDLLASSVTNPFALPAVRAFRCPSGI comes from the coding sequence TTGCGAGAGACGCTGCAACTCTATGTCGTCGCCCGCATGATCGAAGCATTGCGCGCAGCAAGCGGAACGTCGTCGGCGCAATACAGGGCGCTGCGTGCCTATTCGATGCTCGGCGAGAAAACTCGCTACGATCGAATGACCGTCCTGGCATGGGTCGACGACGATGCCTCGCGCATGAATCTCTCCGAGCGTGAGCGTGCGGCGTGGCTGGCCCATGCCGCTGCGTGGGCTGCCCCGGACGCTTTGGCGCCACACGTGGCGCTCGATGCGGAACTCGTCGCGGCTGCACGGGAGCAGCTTCGCGCGCAACCCGAAGCGCAGCGCGTGTTCGACGCCATACTGCCGCGCCTGAGCGCTGCGATGCCGGAGCCGTTATCGCTTGCCGACATGGCCGGTCCCGGAGCGCCGCTGGTTTTCAGTCGAAAGAGCGGAGCGCGGCTCAGCGACGGTGTCCCGGGCCCCTACACGCTGGCGGCCATCAACCGTTACCTCGTGCTGCGAGATGCGGCGTTGGCGCAGGAGGGCCGCGATGCCTGGGTGCTCGATGGGGCGCATGCCGGGCCGGCATACTCGCGGACGCTGGCGGATGACGTGGACCATCTTTATTTCACGGCATATGTTCAAGCATGGGATGCGATGATCGGCGATATCGCCCTGCGGCCGCTGCCACTGCCGCGCGCTGGCGACGATGTCGCATTCGTGGCGCTGCTCGCGGGGCCCGAATCGCCGCTGCGCCTGTTTCTCGTGCGCGCCGCGAAGGAGACGACGCTCGAGCATACCGCGCGCGCGCCGGTCGCGGCGCGCGCGGCGTCGGGCGCTTGGGACGCCGTTGGGCGCAAGGTACGAGCATGGTTTCGCACGCCAAAGACGTTGACCCCCACACCGGGCGAATACAGCCGGAAGACGGCCGCGCTCGTCGATCGCCATTTCGATGCGCTGCACCGTCTCGTGAGCGGCGCGAGTGCAAGCGTCGCAAGCGGCGCGGGCGCGCTGGACCGAGTCCAAGCGCAATTGAGGGAGGTGGCCGTCTATCTGCGAGCGGCCGGCATTGCCCGCGCGAGCGGATTGCCGGCACCGCCCGGCGACGCGCTAGAAGGCCTCGAACAAAGCCCGGCCGCGGCGCCTGCGCCGCTCGGCGATATGCTCGATGCGCTCGCACGCGACGGAACCGCCACGGCGAAATCGGCACAGCGCACGCGTATCGATGAGCGTTGGCGTGCCGATATCGGTCCGTTCTGCCGCACCGCGACCGACGGCCGATACCCGTTCGTTTCGAGCGGCGACGCGGACGTCACGCCCGACGACTTCACTCGGTTGTTCGCATCCGGCGGGCTTCTCGACACGTTTTTCCGGACGTATCTGCAGCCCTATGTCGACACCGCGACCGTTCCCTGGACTTGGCGAGTACAGCTCGCGCCGCCAGGTATGTCGAACGCCGCGCTGCACGAGTTCGAGCGTGCGGCACGTATTCGAGAGGCGTTTTTTCCGGGGCAAGGCAAGACGATGGAGGTGCGCTTCACGGTGATGCCGCGCGATATGGACGCCGGGTTGACGCGCTTCGCCTTGTCGTACGGTGGGCAGTCATTGGATTACACGCACGGTCCGCCGCAGGCGGCGACGTTCGACTGGCCCGATCGCACCGGACCGCAGGTCGCCAGCATCGACTACGCGCCGGTGCGTACGGACGGTCGTCATGGCGTCGAGACACACGGAGCGTGGTCGCTGTTCCGCTTGCTCGACCGAGGCCAACTCGACGCGCGAGCAGCCGATCGCTTCGAGTTGACCTTTGCGCTCGACGGCCGTGGCGTGACGCTCGATCTCTTGGCATCGAGCGTGACCAATCCGTTCGCGCTGCCAGCGGTGCGCGCGTTTCGCTGCCCTTCAGGCATCTAG
- a CDS encoding type VI secretion system protein TssA translates to MTFLDVSTLLQPIGAESPCGPDLEYSPLYLEAARALEGCPEVQYGSMRIEAVEPDWKRVKAATLELLGQSRDLRLAVWLTRALVALHGAAAIADGFALIEGLLAQYWADLHPQLDADDGGDPTARINTLLSLDDKAGFVRELGLAPLVASPRRARYSRPAPLPG, encoded by the coding sequence ATGACCTTTCTCGACGTCTCGACGCTGCTGCAACCGATCGGTGCCGAATCGCCGTGCGGCCCGGATCTCGAGTATTCGCCGCTTTACCTCGAGGCCGCGCGGGCGCTCGAGGGGTGCCCCGAGGTTCAGTACGGCAGCATGCGCATCGAGGCCGTCGAGCCTGATTGGAAGCGCGTGAAGGCCGCAACGCTCGAACTGCTCGGGCAAAGCCGCGACTTGCGGCTCGCGGTCTGGCTGACGCGAGCGCTCGTGGCGCTACATGGCGCGGCCGCCATCGCAGACGGCTTCGCATTGATCGAAGGTCTGCTCGCGCAGTACTGGGCCGACCTTCATCCGCAATTGGATGCCGACGACGGCGGCGACCCGACCGCGCGCATCAACACGCTGCTCTCGCTCGATGACAAGGCCGGCTTCGTGCGCGAACTCGGATTGGCACCCCTCGTGGCTTCGCCGCGTCGTGCGCGATACTCGCGACCTGCGCCGCTGCCGGGCTGA
- a CDS encoding ATP-binding protein — translation MRWLVVCIIAAGFPPVVPFMPSAAGAGEREPAALRAAISPSAFSELGIRPALGMLSGSESAVFPMTDVERDWVRLHPVVRVGVQRLSRPYDFIDAQGRWHGFGATLLKQFAQPAGLRFEPVLLDSTREPLDALRSGTVDLVSSFPLGSSESWGESTRSLVTTRAYDSVPWSFVRAERDDANSSRVATTPWRMRRVVPDSMLADAELVPSANAADALRAVLAGHADVALINVIAAEDLGDHYAHRGLTIDPTVAGIERIAFAATQANHPLATMLDRYVASYDSRELARIASRARPLTIVLGYEKRAVIGLALLAAAVASAVIATLAWAYRRTQAAGAAAVAARAEAIAAREQALAADRAKSAFVAMMSHEIRTPMNGVVGVLDLLDTMALTPEPRRYLDIAQYSARLMLRVVDDTLDYLKIEQGALTLEAAPFDICALTAAAAELHAPLAARKGLALYLAAMPHFDRRLVGDEVRVNQIVTNLLSNAIRFTDRGHVLFEVRRKSARGRAWLILSVADTGAGISEAYRARLFEPFTQQDGTTTRRHGGTGLGLSIVKRLVDLMGGTIDIESRLGKGTRVRVRLPIQWGGDSRVWPCVAPARAAVSLPLPAIDGTTRAVLTKMGVRCFPSRKSADIAVTADATGAIVVASRHGAKRAVRAVDDLADAVVAALHCSSTTDDDAGRSSFDARGICEPDSEDRSSGTVEPCRGSASPFARYVVLVIEDNGINRDIMVRQLQALGVRADEASDGIEGYASWHRVRPALVLLDCHMPGMDGYTLARKIRRTEADRSARTTIVAISANATQDDVRACREAGMDDYLAKPITRIKLVALLEKWAEKDNADAESA, via the coding sequence ATGCGGTGGCTCGTCGTCTGCATCATTGCAGCCGGCTTCCCGCCGGTCGTGCCCTTCATGCCGAGCGCGGCGGGTGCGGGCGAGCGCGAACCCGCCGCGCTGCGCGCAGCCATCTCGCCATCGGCGTTCAGCGAGCTTGGGATTCGGCCGGCACTGGGGATGCTTAGCGGTTCTGAGTCCGCTGTGTTTCCGATGACCGACGTCGAGCGCGATTGGGTTCGCCTGCATCCGGTCGTGCGCGTCGGCGTTCAGCGGCTCTCTCGCCCATACGATTTCATCGACGCCCAAGGCCGATGGCATGGGTTCGGCGCAACCCTGCTCAAGCAGTTCGCGCAGCCGGCAGGGCTTCGCTTCGAGCCGGTGCTGCTCGATTCCACGCGCGAGCCACTCGACGCGCTGCGTAGCGGCACCGTCGATCTCGTTTCCTCGTTTCCATTGGGTTCGAGCGAATCTTGGGGCGAATCGACGCGCTCGCTTGTCACGACGCGCGCATACGATAGCGTCCCTTGGTCGTTCGTTCGGGCCGAGCGCGATGATGCCAACTCGAGCCGGGTTGCAACGACGCCGTGGCGGATGCGGCGGGTGGTACCCGATTCGATGCTGGCCGATGCCGAGTTGGTGCCTAGCGCGAATGCAGCCGACGCGTTGCGTGCCGTGCTGGCCGGCCACGCCGACGTTGCACTCATCAACGTGATCGCGGCCGAAGATCTAGGCGACCACTACGCACATCGCGGGCTCACGATCGATCCGACGGTGGCAGGCATCGAACGCATTGCCTTTGCGGCAACGCAGGCCAATCATCCACTCGCGACGATGCTCGACCGCTACGTGGCCTCGTACGATTCGCGCGAGCTTGCGCGGATCGCCAGCCGTGCGCGGCCGCTGACGATCGTGCTTGGCTACGAGAAGCGTGCCGTGATCGGCTTGGCGTTGCTTGCCGCCGCCGTCGCGTCGGCCGTCATCGCGACGCTCGCCTGGGCCTACCGGCGAACGCAAGCGGCGGGCGCTGCGGCGGTGGCCGCGCGCGCGGAGGCCATCGCCGCACGCGAACAAGCGCTCGCGGCCGATCGCGCGAAGTCGGCGTTCGTTGCGATGATGAGTCACGAGATCCGCACGCCGATGAACGGCGTGGTCGGCGTGCTCGACCTGCTCGATACGATGGCGTTGACTCCCGAGCCGCGACGCTATCTCGACATTGCGCAGTATTCGGCGCGACTGATGCTGCGCGTCGTCGACGATACGCTCGACTACCTGAAGATCGAGCAGGGTGCCTTGACGCTGGAGGCGGCGCCGTTCGATATCTGCGCATTGACTGCGGCGGCAGCGGAACTGCACGCGCCACTTGCCGCGCGCAAGGGGCTCGCGTTGTATTTGGCGGCCATGCCGCACTTCGACCGGCGGCTCGTTGGCGACGAAGTGCGAGTCAATCAAATCGTCACGAACTTGCTCAGCAACGCGATTCGCTTTACCGATCGCGGTCACGTGCTGTTCGAGGTCCGGCGCAAGTCTGCGCGAGGCCGTGCGTGGCTCATTCTGTCCGTCGCCGATACGGGCGCGGGCATCTCGGAAGCGTACCGCGCTCGCCTGTTCGAGCCGTTCACGCAGCAAGACGGCACGACGACGCGCCGCCACGGGGGGACGGGCCTCGGGTTGTCGATCGTCAAGCGCCTCGTCGATCTCATGGGCGGCACGATCGATATCGAGAGCCGGCTCGGTAAAGGCACGCGCGTGCGTGTTCGCCTGCCGATCCAATGGGGCGGCGATTCGCGCGTTTGGCCGTGCGTCGCCCCGGCGCGCGCGGCCGTCAGTCTCCCGTTGCCCGCCATCGACGGTACCACGCGCGCCGTTCTGACGAAGATGGGCGTTCGGTGCTTCCCGTCCCGAAAGAGCGCCGATATCGCGGTGACGGCCGACGCCACGGGGGCCATCGTCGTCGCTTCGCGCCATGGCGCGAAGCGGGCCGTGCGCGCGGTCGACGATCTGGCGGACGCGGTGGTCGCGGCGCTGCACTGCTCGAGCACGACGGACGACGACGCGGGCCGCAGCAGCTTTGACGCGCGTGGCATATGCGAGCCCGATAGCGAAGATCGCTCGAGCGGCACGGTTGAGCCGTGCCGCGGCAGCGCATCGCCGTTCGCCCGCTACGTTGTGCTCGTCATCGAGGACAACGGCATCAATCGCGACATCATGGTGCGGCAACTGCAGGCGCTCGGCGTGCGTGCTGATGAGGCGAGCGACGGCATCGAGGGCTATGCGAGCTGGCACCGCGTGCGGCCGGCGCTCGTGCTGCTCGACTGTCATATGCCGGGCATGGACGGTTACACGCTCGCGCGCAAGATTCGCCGGACGGAAGCCGACCGTTCGGCGCGCACGACCATCGTTGCCATCAGCGCGAACGCGACTCAAGACGACGTGCGCGCGTGTCGCGAAGCGGGTATGGACGACTATCTCGCCAAGCCGATCACGCGGATCAAGCTTGTCGCATTACTCGAAAAATGGGCGGAGAAGGACAATGCCGACGCAGAATCGGCGTGA